From Phaenicophaeus curvirostris isolate KB17595 chromosome 2, BPBGC_Pcur_1.0, whole genome shotgun sequence:
GGTCTTTGGAGTTTGCTTTGTATTAGCATATGCGCCAGCTGGTTAGGATCTGGTTCCTAGTCTGTGATAAAGACTCTGAAATATACATTATTTAAAACCATGTGACAATCAATTGCTTACCCTGCCCTCCTCACCTCTTCTCAGTAGAAATCATGTTCAGCTTGATGTTTCATAGGCATTAAGTGCTCCAAATAGGCAGTTAGAAAGAGCTAGAAGATTTCAGTGTACCAAATGTCTGCGCAGCACAGCCATTTGTTACACTTACAACACATCTATGAGTTAAATAGTAAGAATCCCTGCTATACAGAATTTGAGCACTGATAATTGTTTATTCTTGCTAGCCCGTTCCCTAAATATCAAGAGGCTTATACATACAGTGCTCCCTTATCTTCTCCCCATCGCCTGCCCCAGCAGTCTTTAGATAAACCAAAGTGAGTTTAGGAACTTGCAGTCccacttctgtttaaaaaaaaccataaaataaaaaacagttgtGCAAGAAAGCGGGGAATGTTCAATGAATCCAGATCTATTTTGTAGTTATAAAATTTCCAGTGGCAAAGTGGTAAGGGCAAATAACCCAATGATCATATGGCTTAAGTTTAAATGCAAAGCACACTAGGAGGTCCACGTGCAGGGAGAGAAGAGTCCAAAAAAGATGGAATAAGAAGTGTCCTGAAGACCAGTGTTTATGCATAGAATTCTTCttgtttgtgtggtttttggTATCCTCCATTAGACTGTTTTGGTTCATCCAGTGAATAGCTGccttcatcttttttcttcattctgtaCAGCATAAATGCAACTAGAAACACTGCGAACACCAAGCCTACCAGTCCTCCAGCAATAACACCtagaagggggaaaaagccACAAATTACTCTAGACACCACACCAGAAAATGCTAGTATGACTGTAAGTTCCAGATTGTTCCTTGCTGTGACTCCCCTGACTCTGTAACTTCCAGAAATCAATTTGTCCTGTTGCCCAAACCGCTCACCCTGCCGCTCCCAAGAACCCGCTCCACTACCTCAGGCAAACCTAGAGAAGCAGATTTCCCACTGGGCTGTCCTGCAAACCATGCAAGGCTGCTATTCTACTCTTGGAATTTGACCCAGGCAGCGTTAGAGCAGCTTTACTGTGATTTTTGAGAGGACCAAAAGAATAGGTTTAAGCAGAAAATTCCAGATAACTAGTGATTGCTGCTTTGCTATCAGCAGATTAATATTTGCCCCTGTTAGGGTTTTGACAACACAGAACGATGAACCCTCACCCTTATTTCAGAGCTCTAACATAAAAGGTTGAATTTCACGCTCAGAGATGTACTTGCAGAACTACAGCTTCTGCTGCCTAGGAGACTCCTACAAGAGTCTGCTTTTACCAATTAGAAATCCAGAATATCAGGTACCTCCAAGAACTTCTTTTCTGTCCATAATTCCCGAGGCTCCTGCTGCTTTGGCATTCCTCCCAGAGTCAGACGGTACTTCTGAGTTTGGGGTGGGAGCCAAATCCTCCTCTTTAGTCAAGATGAAGTCTCCCTGTTGGGACATACAAGGCAGGTTATTCATGTTTCTCAACATGTCTGTTACTGAGGACTTTCCATAGCTTTGCTTTCTCTCACCTAAATCCCTCCACCAATATAAATGATTAAATCAATCATTGTTTTTGACAAATTAGCACCCTTTCCTGCAAAATCAACTTACTACATACTACGAAAAGCCAAGTTCCTTAAAAGGTCGTCAAAGCTATTAGTCCTCACCGGGTCTCCAGAGCCATCTTCAGAAACCTCCTCCTGTGTGGGAACAACGTCCTTTGGAGCTGTCGTCATAGCGGCAGCAGTGACGTCTCCCTCATGATGGACGGTAGGGTGGGGCCCAGGCACGTCTTCAGTGTCAGGCACATCAGAGTTAGGGATGTGAGGTTCCAGCTCATAGACCGTGACTGAGGCATCTGAAGGAGTTACATGAACCACTGAAGGAAAGTGAGTAGTGGGGCTTCTCACTGTTGTTGTAACCACATCATTTGTTGGCTTCTCGTCAGGTGTGCCCAGGACGGATCCTTCATCCTTCACAGCCACAACTGGTTCCTCTGTCACCATACTACTAGTTTCAGAAGGAGATATTACTTCCTTTTCAGTTCGGCTCTCAGTCCCAGGAAATGGCTGTTCGTTGAAATTCATTGGTGTTGACAATAATGAGGAATTAGTTAGTTCTCCTGGGATTCTCCAGACATGAGGCTGGTCAGTCAGGGGacctgcaaaacaaaaaaaaaaatggtaagcAAGCCTGTATAGCCAATTTTTGCAACAGCAGCTGTTCAGTTTGTAATTCTTTACCCTTTTTCAGTGGAATAAGGAAGGGATAGACCAATGCACAATTCAGCAATACTTCTTTAGTCATCTGCCTCTCCCCAAGGCATAAAATGCTAGTCTGTGGACAGGTCAACAAGGGGCATATCTGCTTTCAGTACACGGGTTGCTCAGGATGGTTACCCGACCTTCCCCATAAGTATTTTCTATATGACTCAGAGCAGCCACACTTATACTCAACACCTTTAGTTGCTGATATATTTGGCACTGATTTCAGGGTCTTATTCCTGCAGAATTTAATCTAAAATCCAAGGAGGTggctggaaggaaggagaaggataCCATGTCTTTGCTTTCAATAGTAGACTCTTTCCTCAGTATCATCTCCTTGACTTCAGCACTGAACCCCAAAGGTCTCTCATGCAGCTTAGTAATCATTCCAATAGCCTTTTtcccctcaccctaaacccccTTTATTCCACTTTGTAAAAAAAGCCCACAGGAACTTGCACATCTGATGACAGATAAAACTTGCATTTGATGCATGTTGGCAGGCTGGGATTTACACACCCTCTAATGGTGTCTCCTGCGAGCTCAAAAGAGAGGACAAAAGCCCCTTGAACGGTCTCTCTTAGCCATGAGTAGAGAATCACTTCAGTTTCATATCATTCTTTACATGGGATCTTGTATTAGCAGCAATGTGGAGTATACCTGCTTCTGCTCCCTTTCAGTCTCCCACAACTCATTTTCTCCTAATTGTCAGTATCTGAGGCAATACAAGATGAACAGAACAGGCTCTTTTTCTGTTCCTAACTCTCAAACTCTGAGGGGTGCaattcctccctccccatctttgaGCTTGGATGCTTATCATGACCTCGATTGCCACATTCTGGAAGGATCAAGCATTAACAGTACAAATGGTAATAACTCACCTGCACCTGAACCTGAGAATGCATCGTCGTCATCACCAGAGGAATCAAGATCTTCAGGAGGAAGGTTCAGATTTGTAGTTTGCTttaaagagaaggggaaaaagcatGTTAGTGATGAGATTACTTAAAGTTATCATGTTGCTTATGCGGAGTCCTCTAAGGGCTCCTGAAGGTTACACAAACTTCCTTAGTTTGGACTGCATTTTTATCTGTCTTCATTccaccctcctctccaaaaGAATAGTTCTGGTTAATCTATTTGGTGTTGGAAAAGTCAGTCTTGCTGTCTCCTTTCTCTATGCTTCTTCCAGGCTGCACGTgctttggaaaagaagaaatcaagaGCTGCATCCTAGTGGCAGCTGACGCTCAGTCCTTACACACATAACCCTTCTGATTCAGGTTCTGACTGCTCGTGACTATATTTCAACTGTGAATTACTGCATTACTTCTAAGCAgcggaaaggaaaacaaagcagcgcagattctctgccttttttgagCCCTTCCATCACTGCTCACATATCTAAAACCACAATATCTAACTGGAAGTAGAACGAGATGCCCTTTTAATAAGTGTGGACACTCAGACTAAGTCCTGAGATTCAAGCCAGCCTTCTGTGCAGAATACAGCCCTGAGCTTTCTCTATTTATGCTTCAAGGAGTACACTAATCAGCACAGAAGTTCAATTGCTGAAACAACAGATAAACCCCTGTTCTACTGCAGCTGTTTATCATAACACACAACATTCAAAGCTGTTCAGGACATCCATAGGTGACGATATTAAATAAAGCACAGTGATTACTTCATGCATCTTGTTAGCTGCTGCTGTAAACACTCACTGTTATTATCAGTACATGCTTCACTCTGCGTGACTCAGGTTTATTTCTGCAGGGCTACCATTACCTAATCCAGTCAGTCTCCCTTCTCAGGTTTCAAACCAAAATCCTATAAATCACTATTCCGAACGTCAACTTTTCCCAAACAACTACATTCCCCATTTTCCAGAATTGACTTCTGTCCCATCCCCAAGATGCCCTTGTTGTCCCTTCCCAGCACTGTTCCATTTGCAAGTTTAGGATTGGATTGGATTGCATCATCCAAGCTGATCGTGGCTTTATCGGGAGTGTGAAATCTCATTTTGTTATGTAAAAAGAACATATATTCCTGCCAACTTTGCACCCAGGCCCAGTGTATTTGTCTAGCTTGCATTAACAGTGTCACTTAAAAATAACCATAACACTCATTTTCATCCTGGGAAGAAGTTAGCCAGCACAAGTGCCATCTGTCAAACAAAGTAATAGAGTGCTCTCATTGTCACTTTATTAACCACATGGCTGTATTTGTTGGCTTTAGCTCCTTTTCAATCTTCTAAGACATTAGGTATATTCAGTTTTCTCTTCCGTCCTTAACATCTTACCCGTTTCCACACAATTCCATAGAACAGCTAGTTCCCAAGGTGGTTAACTAGCCCATTACACTCTCTGACGACAAAGTATACAAGCTGCCACCAACTTAATCTAGCCCCTCATCTTACCCCTTCTAGGTGATGGGTGTAGTTAGATtggttttttcttaaataacaaAATGTAAGAACAAAAAACCGCTTTATATAGACATTAAACTTTTTAGCATGTCCCTTCTCTACAGGGAAAACCAAACCACTTTTCCTCAACTATCTGCAGGCATAATTTAGAGTGATTTCTAAGAAGAAATTGCCCttccatttttttgtttagctGCACGTCAGGAGGTAACTTGGATTTTTAGGTTTGTCCCTGCTTGTTTGCACTGTGCTTTTCCACTCATCCATGGAAAGTAGGTCAGATAAGTACTTcctgtatgtttttcttctagtgTCAAAGGTCAGCGATTCACGCAAGCTGATCTTGCTACACTTCAAATATTAAAGAGTACAGATTGTCAGTGCAGAAAGTATATGGAGAGAACTGCCAGGCTTCCCAAACTCTGCTCCCTTTTCCAGGACGTTCAAGAAGTGACGCCTGACTTTAGAAATTGCACAATTTTGATTGATGATTGAccatttttctccctcctttcttgCACTTTCAAGCACAGTCCTTTGTTCTCACGCACAGCCTGGTTTTGAGTGCAAAAGGGGATGTGTTGCAAAAGGAGGGGTGAATTCTCCCGGTGGGAAGACTCTACCCTGGAGCAGTTAAGAAAGCAATTTCTCCAGCTTTTTATTGAAGAAAGGGACTGCCAATACAGTTCATGACATGTCACCATACACCTTTATCTAGAATTAAGACTAACTTCCCTCTAAATCTGAATCTTCAGTTGTAGCTCATCCAGGACTTCCAAGAAGACCTGGACAGATTTGATGGTCTGCAGACCTTAGCAATGCTCCTGGAAGGACCACAGACTGCCAGGAAATTAAATGGCAGTTCTTGAGCTTTTAGCCTCTTCCCAGGCTGTTACAAGATCTGCTTCTCCACAGCCTTTGTCATGTACTCGTTTGAATCCTCGTTTGATTCCTGTATCTTAGCAGGGATAGCTAGGTGCTCCTCAGAGGAGGAAagcccagtacagcccagtctAAACCAACTGGGACACGCGATGTTCCAGTGTAGAGTTGCCCACATGCTGCTCAGCAGCCACCTTGCAAACATGAAGTTGAACTCGGACGAGGTCCTGAGGTTGGCTACTGTACTTCAAGAGACTAATAGAAAGTATGATTCAGGATTAATAAAGTCTGCTTTCCAGGGCTTTACATAAGAACATAGTGAAGTTGCGCTGAATGCGTCCTTCTACTTAGTTATCCCAAAGGTTCTTGTCCCAGGCTGCTCCTCTGGGAGTTGCAGTTCAGAATATCCATGAAGTTATACAACATCATGACATCATCCAGCTTCATGAAACATGAGCCGTAAGGAATATTTGCCTTATTTTATAAGTGCACAGTGCATAAAGACTGGAGCTCTTGCTCCACGGGCCACAGCTTCAGTAGGCATGAAAGGCAATAACCTTTCCACACAATACGAGTCCTGCAGAAAGGTCACACTTCTACAATGATCTGCTGCTGAAGAATTTCAGGCACAGCAAGGTTAGTATAAAACACTGACTCAGGACAGCATTGGAAGGGATTGAACTTATTTGGGTTTGCATCAGGAAGACAGACCGTGCTGTACAGACAGCAAACACCTCATGGTCAAGGCTTTACCATGACCTTTTATTGCAGCCAAGTTACACCAATGAGAAAGGTTTTGAGGGGGCAAAGAGGATTAGGGGCTCAGAACACAGattgaatcaccaggttgtaCTATCGTATGAAAGAGCTGAAGATAAATTCCAGCTTAAAACAAGATTGCTCTACCAACAACTTCAGCTCAAAATTTTATTATCACACTGTTAGATATAGTCAGCTAATGTGGACGTGCTTTTAGAAATTACTTCCATCATCatccagtttatttttctgtccacTGAGACTATTTGCAGACCACCATTCACACGATAATTGATGCCAGAGAGGTGGTATGAACACATTTAAGTCCAGATTGTGAATCCTTTGATGGATCTCTAATGCTATCTCATGTATTCTACccaaaaagctcttttttttcccccactttttttttttttaattgcaactCAGACAATTGATTAGAAATACTTGCCTTGCCCTTTTGATTTGATGCCACTGAATTTGGTTGCACGGAGGGGTAACatttttaacagcatttttGATATGCACCAACCAGTTCCCATTAACCAGTGGAAGATCCCCTTCCCCAAGTATCAAAGCAGCCTGTTTAGAGGAAACCCTGAGGAGACTGTCAGCCTCTGCTCTTGCCGAGCACTGTATTGTTGCAGAACAATAGCTATTCAGCTCTGCTGTGGCAACCAGAAAGCTGCTTAGTGGCATCTTCAATTTTAATCAAGAATGGGTCAGACTTTCACAACTCATTAGCAATATTATTGGCTCCAGAAGTCTGACATactccaaatttttttttttaaaggcatattTTCAAACTATTCTTCAGTCTTGGTTTTGCTTGCAATCTCAATACATGAATCTTTATTCCATCCACTGCCATGGAGCTCCCTTCTGCTAGAGCACAGATCTGAAGTGCTCTCTCATGATGAACGGGTGATTTGTAGTTTATTAGTTGATCTCGCCCTGTCCAAACTGGGAACCACATTTCTTTAATTTGGAGCCACGGTATATGTAAAATGAAGcaagggtggttttttttccaaattgctCTTTGAGGTAAGCAAAAACACCGGCTTTGCCACAAGCTGCTACAAGCCCTAAACTAGATTAAGGATGATTTGTATGCCACTCTTATTAATCCTAGTTAGTGATCAGCCTCTTTCAGCAGTGTCAAAAACACTTGAAATCCTCCATTACCTGAATAATGCTGTTACATTTGCACATCCGTTTCTCCTAATAAATCCTTCTTATTGAGCTAAAAAGGAACGAGCTGTAATGAGCTTTCCCACCTCAAACAACTCCCTGACCATCCTGCAAAATCTGCCAACTTTATGGGAAGTAAAATCAATGTCTTGCTTTTGTTTGGAGAGGTATATAAGAACAAGACAGACACTTGCTCTCTGTTTTGCCTACTAAATATGACATTGGAGAAAATGACTTTCGCAAGGATTTGAACAGCTCTAAAAAGAGAAAGGTTTGTCTTTCACCTTTTTCTGTATAGTGAAGAGCAGAGCTAGTCCCTCTGACAGAAACGCTGAACAGCCTCTAACCTCAAAATATTGACATTAGCGTGTGGGAAGACAGAACCACCTGCTGAAAGAAATTTTAGCTTTGTTAAACCTTGATATTCTCCAGTTAATAGCCCACACATAATTAACCCCAGCATTCTTAGCTGTCCATGGTTTTCCAACAGCTTAAATGGttaagggaggaaaagaaaacaacacacCAGCATCCTCACTTATCCCCTTCCTTCTGCAGAGAGAGACCGCTAACATTAAGTTGATCATGCACACCTTCAATTTTAACAGCCATAAATACTGGAGTAGCTGAAACAGAACTGATGCTTTTATGTGGCAAGTCAGAAGTAAAGCTTGTGTGCAAGTCTGCTACATCAGAGGTCAGTAGCAATGTAGCACCATCAAAGCTAAATGCTCTTCCAGTTGTTTCTCGTTACTCCACTGCTCAAGATAAGCACCAGTACTGCTTGGTGACCCCCCTGCAGGTTAATGAAGTATTTATCTTCCTAGAACAGCCAAAGATAGAGCACAGGGTAAAGATCAGAAAGACAGCTACAAACCATTCCACAAACAGCCCATGGATTGGATAGGCTAGACCTAAGCAGCTCTTTTTTCCTGGCTGGTTTTCCAATCAAGGCTGTTCAAAGCATCACAACTATCTGCCCTCCTtattccatagaatcatagagtcaccaggtcggaaaagacctctgagttcatcaggtccaaccacacctgtccactactattTCAGATGGTgtcatttcccccctccctcaaTGAGTTTTTGCTGTGCACCAACATGCTTCACTATCACCAACCTTCCATCCACCAGTTTATGTCAGCTGGAGTAAGGCTGGTTAGTGGCACACAGGGTGCTCTTTCCACAGGGAAGCAAGTGGGAAGTAAAGGATGCTCTTCTGCTCTGCAAGTTAAGTGCCATTTCAGCAGGAAGAGGTAAGTATGCCAGTTAATTTGGCCGCTTCTCTATCAGATCATGATTAGCataaagaaatctggaaaatccTGGTTAATTGAGTTCTTACTGGCCCACTCTTCTATTTTTGGCTGGTGACTTGAGAAGGGGACCGTGTGTGAGGGAGAGAACCTAACTGCAACAGCAGTTTCTTTCGTTTGAAGCATGAACCAGCTGATCACCACACAGTAGCCACCTCTTGGTACTTGGTTCTCTAGGCAGTGAAACCCAAAGCAGGACAAGAACTTCTAGGATCTACTCCACTATGGGCAGACCAGAGTAGACTGTAAACTCTGCCCACCATCCACTAGGCTTTGAACTTCCTTCTCTGTGAAGTTTTGTGGCCACAGCTGCAGCATGCTCTGATCCTTTGAACAAGATGTGGTGGCCAAGGAAGAAGAGCATCCAGCTACTCTACATGCACAGCAGCTACAGACCCAGTGTTTCTAGAGGCTCACCTGGTAAGACTAATGCCCAATCAGCATTATATTTTCTCCATACTGtgactttttaaattaagtagGGCTGAAACACAGCAATCAACACATGCTAAGAGCAAAAATGAACCAGCCTGTCGCCATCAGCTTGGGTTTCACGCTGGCAGGGCCCTTTAAACTACAACCTCCCACAAGACCCCGTCACTTCACGCTTCCTGGAGCATCCCCTGCAAAGCTGTTTGTGCAGACTCATGGTGAACCAGAtcgggtaaaaaaaaaaaaaaaaagcaaaaaaaaaaaaattaaaaaacccaccaccaaaacaaagcagagagaaaggagaaaacatcacGCAAAGAATTTTCCAGCAGGACCAGTTCACCAATCCAGCTCAGTGCATGAATGCACAAGTGTTTGTCTTGGCACAGAACAGAGCACGGCAGCCAGGGCTGCATAGAGAACCACAGCCTGGGTTCCTGGGATGCTGACACACATTCACCTACCTTGCAGCAGAGGGGTGGTAAAATACCCTGCCGCTGCCACGCTTCATGGAAACGCACATCACCACCCTCAGACCGCAGGCTCACTCAATGGGCACCACAGGTTTATACAGAAAGGAGCAAGGAGAAGGGTTGTAGGGAGAGTATCCATCGTTAATGATGGATAAGGTTCCTTCCTAAGCCTGACAACAGTGCTTTTAGGTTCCTTCCTCATCTCCAAAACatagtcttttccaacctggtgattctatgactctaaaaGCAGTAGTATTGCTTTTGTCTTGAGCCACCAGAGCTTTACACGAGGTATGATTGCACTTTTTGTACTGGACAAGGAGGATACTGCGTGTCCTTCCAGCAGAGAGGGCTGAGCAAAGCCAGAGGCAGCTGGAGTTCAACAGGTTTGTGGACACCATAGCCAGGGAAGCTTGTGGCAGCACACGCAGCATCAGTGAGAACACATCACTTGCATGTGCTGCTAGGACTGTACAGAGCACCACATGGATCCTGATGCAGAGGAGCCAAGCTGCCTTGCAGTTCCCTCTCAGCCACCTCCACTAGAAGCCTGGTCAGTCCTTCAGTAATACAGAGAAGTGAGTTAAGAGCCCGTGCTCCTCCTTTTTCACCTGGAGGATGTATCAAACAAGCTGCTTTCAGTCATGCCAACCTGCTTCTTCCAGCCAAGGCCAAAGACTGAATCTCACCAACAGGTCAATCCACCCACAGACGTGGCTCAGGCTCACAACAAGTGCTCAGCTTCACTCTGCATCAGTGCCTGGTGCAGGTGGTCACAACATGGCCAAAAGTGAGGCACCTTTTGTCTCCCACACTCAAGGCAGCCTGCGTTTTGAAGATACAgtttactttctcttttccctgcagCTAATCTCATGAGAAGCAGCCAGTTCCGTTTCATGCTAtgactgcttttctttaaagagccctccctgcagctcttCAACACAGTTGATAGTTCAGGCATTCATTTCTTCAGATGGCACAAGAAAGCCACAGTTAACGTACAGAGAGCTGTGTA
This genomic window contains:
- the SDC1 gene encoding syndecan-1, producing MVTAVAVWLVALSLRAAVAQTTNLNLPPEDLDSSGDDDDAFSGSGAGPLTDQPHVWRIPGELTNSSLLSTPMNFNEQPFPGTESRTEKEVISPSETSSMVTEEPVVAVKDEGSVLGTPDEKPTNDVVTTTVRSPTTHFPSVVHVTPSDASVTVYELEPHIPNSDVPDTEDVPGPHPTVHHEGDVTAAAMTTAPKDVVPTQEEVSEDGSGDPGDFILTKEEDLAPTPNSEVPSDSGRNAKAAGASGIMDRKEVLGGVIAGGLVGLVFAVFLVAFMLYRMKKKDEGSYSLDEPKQSNGGYQKPHKQEEFYA